The Collimonas fungivorans Ter331 genome has a segment encoding these proteins:
- a CDS encoding DUF899 domain-containing protein, whose product MNTANSEIKNHPVVSSERWLSERKTLLAREKELMRLHDQVARERRALPWERVDKDYVFDTAEGQRTLSELFGGRRQLLVQHFMLGPGWEEGCPSCSFMADHTDGMNVHLAQRDITLIAISRAPLAEIARFRQRMGWQFRWVSSHGSDFNYDFKVSFTPEDRARGEVCYNYVMQPFPHEEAPGVSVFYKDDAGDIFHTYSTYGRGVEVMMGAYNMMDLTPQGRGERDVPHKMEWVRHHDRYEVAPAAASSCCAHT is encoded by the coding sequence ATGAACACCGCTAATTCCGAAATAAAGAATCATCCCGTGGTCTCCAGCGAGCGCTGGCTGAGCGAGCGCAAGACGCTGCTGGCGCGCGAAAAGGAATTGATGCGCCTGCATGACCAGGTCGCCCGCGAGCGGCGCGCGCTGCCGTGGGAGCGCGTCGATAAGGATTACGTGTTCGACACCGCCGAGGGCCAGCGCACGCTGTCCGAGCTGTTCGGCGGCCGCCGCCAGCTGCTGGTGCAGCACTTCATGCTCGGCCCGGGATGGGAGGAAGGCTGCCCGAGCTGCTCGTTCATGGCCGACCACACCGACGGCATGAACGTCCACCTGGCGCAGCGCGACATCACGCTAATCGCCATTTCACGCGCGCCGCTGGCCGAGATCGCACGCTTCCGCCAGCGTATGGGCTGGCAGTTCCGCTGGGTGTCTTCGCATGGCAGCGATTTCAATTACGACTTCAAGGTCAGCTTCACGCCGGAAGATCGAGCTAGGGGCGAGGTCTGCTACAACTACGTCATGCAGCCCTTCCCGCACGAAGAGGCGCCTGGCGTCAGCGTGTTCTACAAGGACGACGCCGGCGACATCTTCCACACCTACTCGACCTATGGCCGCGGCGTGGAAGTGATGATGGGCGCGTACAACATGATGGACCTTACGCCACAGGGCCGCGGCGAGCGCGACGTGCCGCACAAGATGGAATGGGTGCGTCACCATGACCGCTATGAGGTGGCGCCGGCGGCCGCGTCTTCCTGCTGCGCGCATACCTGA
- a CDS encoding SDR family oxidoreductase, giving the protein MKTVLITGCSSGFGLETAQYFLARDWQVIATMRTPREDLLPRSERLRVIALDVTDADSIRRAVADAGPVDVLVNNAGIGMLGALEGTTMATARDVFETNTLGTMAMIQAVLPQFRQRQTGVIVNVTSSVTLKPLPLLSVYTASKAAINAFTESLALELKQFNVRVNLVLPGRAPETRFGENAQPRMQSGIPEAYADLAKSVFAGWGQSSAVTRAQDVAEAVWRAANDASSPVRIVAGADAVALAESC; this is encoded by the coding sequence ATGAAAACCGTCCTCATCACCGGCTGCTCATCCGGTTTCGGCCTCGAAACCGCCCAATACTTCCTCGCCCGCGACTGGCAAGTCATCGCCACCATGCGCACCCCGCGCGAGGACCTGCTGCCACGCTCCGAGCGTTTGCGTGTGATCGCCCTCGACGTCACCGATGCCGACAGCATCCGCCGGGCCGTGGCGGATGCCGGACCTGTCGATGTCCTGGTCAACAACGCCGGCATCGGCATGCTGGGCGCCCTCGAAGGCACCACGATGGCAACCGCCCGCGACGTCTTCGAGACCAACACCCTCGGCACGATGGCGATGATCCAGGCGGTGCTGCCGCAGTTCCGGCAACGCCAGACCGGCGTCATCGTCAACGTCACCTCGAGCGTGACCTTGAAGCCGCTGCCCCTGCTGTCCGTGTACACCGCAAGCAAGGCGGCCATCAACGCCTTCACCGAGTCGCTGGCGCTGGAACTCAAGCAATTCAATGTGCGGGTGAACCTGGTGCTGCCGGGACGGGCGCCAGAGACCCGCTTCGGTGAAAACGCCCAGCCCCGGATGCAGAGCGGCATCCCCGAGGCTTACGCAGACCTGGCAAAGAGTGTGTTTGCGGGATGGGGGCAGTCGTCTGCGGTGACGCGGGCGCAGGATGTGGCGGAAGCGGTGTGGCGGGCGGCGAATGATGCGTCGAGTCCGGTTCGCATTGTTGCTGGGGCTGATGCTGTGGCGTTGGCTGAGTCGTGTTGA
- a CDS encoding Fic family protein, which produces MTDKLSKYHYNSPHQMSPLLPSEQPMNDLRPLVAELINNAKDLASQGMPQLRSLLRETLRPMNSFYTNKIEGQHTEPLMIERALKADFSDKPDEAKKQRIAIAHIATERWGEITYPSFDAANFFQPGVLQAIHRHLHTQLLDDDLIQTNDDGTKEKVHPGEWRTAGVKIGNHIPPDPATVPVFMEEWQRGYSHSKAGENAVVALMAAHHRFAWIHPFTDGNGRTARLHTHLGLNSLGLTQGLWSPMRGLAREQANYYAHLIAADKDRQGDYDGRGVLSEKGLVEFIQFLINTCLDQVSFMSGMLDIPSFEARLREMLAAESTKDDTKALKVEAATPLAYLGTVKSMERTKFKGMMGLASRTSDRALADLFKLGIITSKSPKGPVELALPLSLFRYLFPRLWPEAEVNTIS; this is translated from the coding sequence ATGACAGATAAATTATCAAAATATCACTACAACAGCCCTCATCAAATGTCTCCGCTGTTGCCTAGCGAACAGCCAATGAATGATTTGCGCCCGTTGGTAGCTGAGCTCATTAACAATGCGAAAGATCTTGCTTCGCAGGGAATGCCACAACTTCGTTCTTTGCTGCGAGAAACATTGCGGCCAATGAATTCTTTTTATACAAACAAGATAGAAGGGCAGCATACCGAGCCGTTAATGATTGAAAGGGCTTTAAAGGCGGATTTTTCAGATAAGCCAGATGAAGCCAAGAAGCAACGCATAGCTATCGCCCACATCGCAACAGAGCGCTGGGGAGAAATAACTTACCCAAGCTTCGACGCCGCCAACTTTTTTCAACCAGGCGTTTTACAGGCCATCCATCGGCATTTACACACGCAACTGCTGGATGACGACCTGATTCAAACCAACGACGATGGAACTAAAGAAAAAGTACACCCAGGTGAATGGAGAACTGCAGGCGTAAAGATAGGCAATCACATTCCCCCTGATCCCGCCACAGTCCCAGTTTTCATGGAGGAGTGGCAGCGCGGATACAGTCATTCAAAAGCGGGAGAAAATGCCGTAGTAGCGCTGATGGCAGCGCACCATCGGTTTGCCTGGATACATCCATTCACGGATGGCAATGGCCGCACAGCCCGCCTGCATACACATCTGGGACTGAACTCCTTAGGGTTGACGCAAGGACTTTGGTCCCCAATGCGCGGGCTGGCGCGAGAACAGGCAAATTATTACGCGCATCTGATCGCTGCTGACAAGGATCGACAAGGAGATTACGACGGGCGCGGTGTATTAAGCGAAAAAGGATTAGTCGAATTTATCCAGTTCCTGATCAACACCTGCCTTGACCAAGTCAGCTTCATGAGCGGCATGCTAGACATCCCTTCCTTTGAGGCGCGCCTGAGGGAAATGCTGGCAGCCGAATCCACCAAGGACGACACGAAAGCATTGAAGGTCGAGGCAGCAACCCCTCTGGCCTATCTGGGAACAGTAAAATCAATGGAGCGAACCAAGTTCAAAGGCATGATGGGCTTGGCCAGCCGAACATCTGACCGCGCATTGGCAGATTTATTCAAATTAGGCATCATTACTTCTAAATCCCCGAAAGGCCCCGTCGAGCTGGCTCTGCCTTTGTCACTATTTCGCTATCTGTTTCCGCGTTTATGGCCAGAAGCAGAGGTGAATACCATTTCATAA
- a CDS encoding AraC family transcriptional regulator, with protein sequence MVDPLAEVVTLLQPQAKFSKFVSAAGPWRVRRSEAGQPFYGVVLDGACRLAADGQAPIDLQAGDFVLIPAAYGFTMSSFAPVAEDFNSEPVALPHGEFRLGTQSGPPEVQMLIGYCVFGSPDAALLVSLLPQLLHVRGEDRLTSELSNRLTTLVQLVGDESRAQRPGREVILARLLEVLLIEALRSATGTAASPGLLRGLADERLAVAIRRMHESMTRPWTVAQLAKEAALSRSAFFERFSRAVGIAPMAYLLAWRMAMAKDLLRRKEGGVAEVAERVGYGSASAFSVAFTRHVGLAPTRYAREVDYPHS encoded by the coding sequence ATGGTCGATCCCCTCGCGGAAGTTGTCACGCTGCTCCAACCGCAAGCCAAGTTCTCGAAATTCGTCAGCGCCGCAGGCCCCTGGCGGGTGCGCCGCTCGGAAGCCGGGCAACCGTTCTACGGCGTGGTCCTCGACGGCGCCTGCCGCCTGGCAGCCGACGGCCAGGCGCCGATCGACCTGCAGGCGGGCGACTTTGTCCTGATCCCTGCGGCGTATGGCTTCACGATGTCCAGCTTCGCGCCGGTAGCGGAGGACTTCAACAGCGAGCCCGTCGCGCTGCCCCATGGCGAGTTCAGGCTAGGCACACAAAGCGGGCCGCCTGAGGTGCAGATGCTGATCGGCTACTGCGTCTTCGGCTCGCCGGATGCGGCCTTGCTGGTGTCGCTGCTGCCGCAGCTGTTGCACGTACGCGGCGAAGATAGACTTACCAGCGAGCTTAGCAACAGGCTGACCACACTCGTGCAGCTGGTAGGAGACGAATCCCGCGCGCAGCGGCCCGGACGTGAAGTCATCCTGGCGCGCCTGCTGGAGGTGCTGCTGATCGAAGCCCTGCGCTCCGCAACGGGGACGGCAGCCTCGCCCGGCCTGTTGCGCGGGCTGGCCGACGAACGCCTCGCGGTGGCGATACGGCGCATGCACGAAAGCATGACCCGGCCCTGGACGGTGGCGCAGCTAGCGAAAGAGGCGGCGCTGTCGCGCTCGGCGTTCTTCGAGCGCTTCAGCCGCGCGGTGGGCATCGCGCCGATGGCCTATCTGCTGGCCTGGCGCATGGCGATGGCCAAGGATCTGCTGCGGCGGAAAGAGGGGGGCGTTGCTGAAGTGGCTGAGCGGGTTGGCTATGGTTCTGCGAGCGCGTTCAGCGTTGCGTTCACCCGGCATGTGGGATTGGCGCCGACGCGTTATGCGCGAGAGGTGGATTATCCCCATTCGTGA
- a CDS encoding helix-turn-helix domain-containing protein encodes MKTLSIRFGERIRELRKERALSQEGFADMCGFDRTYISGIERGVRNPSLSAIEALAIALNVTVAELFNGL; translated from the coding sequence GTGAAAACTTTATCCATACGCTTTGGTGAACGCATAAGAGAACTGAGGAAAGAGCGGGCTCTTTCTCAAGAGGGATTTGCCGACATGTGTGGTTTTGACCGCACATACATCAGTGGTATTGAAAGAGGGGTGCGCAATCCCTCTCTGTCTGCGATTGAAGCTTTGGCTATCGCATTGAATGTCACGGTGGCTGAGCTTTTTAACGGGCTTTAA
- a CDS encoding type II toxin-antitoxin system PrlF family antitoxin: MTASLEVESTLTDRYQTTVPETVRRALKLSKRDKIHYTIRPGGEVVLSRVEAAEEEDPVLGQFLGFLARDIASHPERLQAVDANFVQRIQSLVGGVEVDLDTALPADDE; this comes from the coding sequence ATGACTGCCTCCCTAGAAGTCGAATCGACCCTGACCGATCGCTACCAGACAACGGTGCCGGAAACCGTTCGCCGCGCCCTGAAGCTGAGCAAGCGGGACAAGATTCACTACACGATCCGCCCCGGCGGTGAGGTCGTACTCTCCCGCGTGGAAGCGGCCGAGGAAGAGGACCCGGTGCTCGGGCAGTTCCTGGGCTTTCTGGCCCGCGACATTGCCAGCCATCCGGAACGACTCCAAGCCGTCGACGCCAATTTCGTGCAACGCATTCAGTCACTGGTCGGCGGTGTTGAAGTCGATCTGGATACCGCCTTGCCGGCAGATGATGAATGA
- a CDS encoding type II toxin-antitoxin system YhaV family toxin produces the protein MTGSKPAHLVVNGWTVFAHPLFLAQIETLMRQVEALKQKDPAEYTKKNPRRRLAAIAELAFEVIPQDPSRAEYRQGNTLGEDHKHWFRAKFFQQYRLFFRYHAPSKVIVYAWVNDGGTMRAYESSDDAYRVFRKMLESGHPPDDWDQLLVEARSEGDRLQRIAAAEPLVQP, from the coding sequence ATGACCGGCAGCAAACCTGCGCACCTGGTCGTCAACGGGTGGACAGTTTTCGCTCACCCGCTATTCCTTGCGCAAATTGAAACGCTGATGCGGCAGGTCGAGGCACTCAAGCAAAAAGATCCCGCCGAATACACAAAAAAGAACCCCAGGAGGCGGCTGGCAGCAATCGCCGAACTGGCGTTCGAGGTGATTCCGCAAGATCCGTCGCGGGCCGAATACCGGCAGGGAAACACCCTCGGCGAAGACCACAAGCACTGGTTCCGAGCCAAGTTCTTCCAGCAGTACCGGCTGTTCTTCCGCTACCATGCACCAAGCAAAGTGATCGTCTACGCGTGGGTGAACGACGGGGGCACCATGCGCGCCTATGAGAGCAGCGACGATGCCTACCGGGTGTTCCGCAAGATGCTGGAGAGCGGCCATCCTCCGGACGACTGGGATCAACTATTGGTCGAGGCGCGTTCCGAAGGCGACCGTCTGCAGCGTATCGCGGCAGCGGAACCACTGGTGCAGCCCTGA
- a CDS encoding SymE family type I addiction module toxin translates to MAKEFLVTNIRTRPAKSAASAPDCSEAISRSAANIQNRLTVSFYQEDDPEILWIRLRGAGLKRAGFAPHSPLRVRIMSGCLMITSK, encoded by the coding sequence ATGGCAAAGGAGTTCCTTGTGACAAACATCCGTACACGACCTGCAAAATCCGCCGCATCTGCTCCGGACTGTTCCGAAGCAATCAGCAGATCCGCCGCGAATATTCAGAATCGACTCACCGTGTCCTTCTATCAGGAGGATGACCCTGAAATTTTATGGATACGACTGCGTGGTGCGGGACTCAAACGAGCCGGTTTTGCGCCTCATTCTCCGTTGCGCGTCAGAATTATGAGCGGCTGTCTTATGATTACCAGCAAATAA